A stretch of the Planktothricoides raciborskii GIHE-MW2 genome encodes the following:
- a CDS encoding M23 family metallopeptidase, producing MPGLNATANQIAQTENRQISQESGCPLPALSRLQKHRIAAGETLETIAAEYNLIPATLMGMNPILQQGNAPVGAEILIPPYNGIRVEVPAGETWQDVAQKYNLRPDVLFEVNGCQANPRVVFVPGVNWSPINSAASASQVVRQGVLGGFPLPGQSVELLGYGWRLRPTSSEVAFHSGVDLQAAVGTPVLTVGDGVVAFADSRGAYGNLVVINHASGKQTRYAHLELMSVQPGQQVKKGQQIGTVGTTGSPDVHEPHLHFEVRSNSDLGWVAEDPQLYLRLANMSDR from the coding sequence ATGCCCGGGTTAAATGCCACGGCCAATCAAATTGCCCAAACAGAAAATCGGCAAATTTCACAGGAATCAGGTTGTCCGTTACCGGCCTTATCCCGGCTGCAAAAGCATCGCATTGCTGCCGGTGAAACCCTGGAAACTATTGCCGCAGAATATAATCTGATTCCTGCCACCCTGATGGGAATGAATCCCATATTACAGCAAGGGAATGCGCCGGTCGGTGCAGAGATTTTGATTCCCCCCTACAACGGCATCCGCGTCGAGGTTCCGGCAGGTGAAACTTGGCAAGACGTAGCCCAAAAGTATAACTTGCGGCCCGATGTTTTGTTTGAGGTGAATGGTTGTCAAGCTAACCCGCGAGTGGTATTTGTTCCTGGAGTCAATTGGTCGCCGATTAATTCCGCAGCATCTGCTAGTCAAGTAGTGCGACAAGGAGTTTTGGGCGGTTTCCCCTTACCAGGGCAGTCAGTAGAATTACTGGGCTATGGCTGGCGCTTACGACCGACCAGCAGTGAAGTGGCTTTTCACAGTGGCGTTGACCTCCAAGCAGCAGTGGGTACTCCCGTGTTGACTGTGGGGGATGGGGTGGTGGCTTTTGCTGACTCCCGTGGGGCTTATGGCAATTTGGTGGTGATTAACCATGCCAGCGGTAAGCAAACTCGTTATGCCCATTTGGAGTTAATGTCGGTGCAACCAGGTCAACAGGTGAAAAAGGGACAACAAATTGGCACTGTAGGCACCACGGGAAGCCCGGATGTTCACGAACCCCATTTGCATTTTGAGGTGCGATCAAATTCCGATCTCGGTTGGGTGGCAGAAGATCCTCAACTGTATTTGCGTTTAGCAAATATGAGCGATCGATAG
- the zds gene encoding 9,9'-di-cis-zeta-carotene desaturase has protein sequence MRVAIAGAGLAGMATAIDLVDAGHEVEIFESRPFVGGKVGSWVDPDGNHIEMGLHVFFGCYYNLFDLMNKVGAGNNLRLKEHTHTFVNHGGKIGELDFRFFTGAPFNGLKAFFTTSQLSVQDKLQNAIALGTSPIVRGLVDFDGAMRNIRDLDKISFADWFRKHGGSDGSIKRMWNPIAYALGFIDCENISARCMLTIFQFFAVKTEASVLRMLEGSPHEYLHKPIVKYLEDRGTKIHTRRQVRQILFEDRPITTVTGLRVANGESEETITADAYLFACDIPGIQKVLPQEWRKWPEFDNIYKLEAVPVATVQLRFDGWVTELHDAEKRKQLQEAAGLDNLLYTPDADFSCFADLALTSPADYYRQGQGSLMQLVLTPGDPFIKQSNQEIADHVLKQVRDLFPSARDLNMTWYSVVKLAQSLYREAPGMDPYRPAQKTPIPNFFLAGAYTQQDYIDSMEGATISGRQAAKVILEFAGK, from the coding sequence ATGCGAGTTGCGATCGCCGGTGCGGGACTAGCAGGTATGGCCACCGCAATAGACTTAGTAGACGCGGGACACGAAGTAGAAATCTTTGAATCCCGTCCGTTTGTCGGTGGCAAAGTAGGCAGTTGGGTAGACCCCGACGGCAATCATATTGAAATGGGGTTGCACGTCTTTTTTGGCTGCTACTACAACCTCTTCGACTTAATGAACAAAGTGGGGGCAGGAAATAACCTCCGACTCAAAGAGCATACCCACACCTTTGTCAATCACGGGGGCAAAATCGGCGAATTAGATTTTCGGTTTTTTACCGGCGCCCCGTTCAATGGGTTAAAAGCCTTCTTCACCACCTCTCAGCTATCAGTCCAGGATAAACTCCAAAATGCGATCGCCCTGGGAACCAGCCCGATCGTCCGTGGATTAGTGGACTTCGACGGCGCCATGAGAAATATCCGCGACCTAGATAAAATCAGCTTTGCGGACTGGTTCCGCAAACATGGGGGCAGCGACGGCAGCATCAAAAGAATGTGGAACCCGATCGCCTACGCCTTGGGGTTCATCGACTGTGAAAACATCTCAGCCCGGTGTATGCTGACCATCTTCCAATTCTTTGCGGTCAAAACGGAAGCCTCAGTCCTGCGAATGCTAGAAGGTTCCCCCCATGAATACTTGCATAAACCCATCGTCAAGTATCTCGAAGACCGGGGCACCAAAATCCACACCCGACGGCAAGTCCGGCAAATCTTATTTGAAGATCGCCCCATTACAACCGTCACAGGTCTACGGGTTGCCAACGGGGAAAGCGAAGAAACCATCACCGCTGACGCCTATCTTTTCGCCTGTGATATCCCCGGCATTCAGAAAGTGTTGCCCCAGGAATGGCGGAAATGGCCGGAATTTGACAATATCTATAAACTCGAAGCGGTCCCCGTCGCCACCGTACAACTGCGCTTTGATGGCTGGGTGACAGAACTCCATGACGCGGAAAAACGCAAACAATTACAGGAAGCAGCAGGATTAGATAATCTGCTTTATACCCCAGACGCGGACTTTTCTTGTTTTGCAGATTTAGCCTTAACCTCTCCCGCTGATTACTATCGCCAGGGACAAGGTTCTCTAATGCAGTTGGTGTTAACTCCAGGAGATCCATTTATTAAACAGAGTAACCAGGAGATCGCCGACCATGTACTCAAACAAGTGCGGGACTTATTCCCCTCAGCCCGCGACCTCAACATGACCTGGTATAGTGTGGTCAAACTGGCCCAATCCCTCTATCGGGAAGCCCCTGGCATGGATCCTTATCGTCCCGCCCAAAAAACCCCCATTCCCAACTTCTTCCTCGCGGGTGCCTATACCCAACAGGATTATATCGACAGTATGGAAGGGGCGACCATTTCTGGACGACAAGCGGCCAAAGTGATTCTGGAATTTGCCGGTAAATAG
- a CDS encoding type II secretion system F family protein, translating into MAQAVGEKPTKGFDFSQLEERFNMMMSSITVKDKAVFSRQLAMMFASGIALMKAIDILGSQAENAKMKYALKRIKADLETGVPLSVSMGKFPDVFDDLYCAMVESGEIGGVLDTVLNRLAIALEKSAKMENEIKSASSYPKAVGSIAVIVFFAMTTFLLPTFAKIFEDLGAKLPFITVALLEISKFSRDPMRMGPAIGVLWFVIFLIKTYYKTPVGRLMIDRGMLYLPIIGELLKLIAVARFCNTFAMLTAAGVPMLTCFDIVGRTAGNQAICNAITSAKSEVQQGGSLTEAFEREKIFPNMAISMMRIGEETGELDKMLSKVGEFYEDEVEQAIKGLTSTLEPIMMVGIAALVGSILMSMYLPMFAVFDKLG; encoded by the coding sequence ATGGCACAAGCGGTAGGTGAGAAACCCACAAAAGGGTTTGATTTCTCACAACTGGAAGAAAGGTTCAACATGATGATGTCGAGTATCACGGTGAAGGATAAAGCCGTGTTCTCCCGTCAGTTAGCCATGATGTTCGCTTCTGGGATTGCCTTGATGAAAGCGATCGACATCTTGGGCAGTCAAGCAGAAAATGCCAAAATGAAGTACGCCCTCAAAAGGATCAAGGCAGACCTGGAAACCGGGGTGCCTTTGTCCGTGTCAATGGGCAAATTTCCCGATGTGTTTGATGACCTCTATTGCGCGATGGTAGAGTCCGGTGAAATTGGGGGGGTTTTGGATACGGTGCTGAACCGGCTGGCGATCGCCCTGGAAAAGTCCGCGAAAATGGAAAACGAAATTAAATCAGCTTCGTCTTATCCCAAAGCCGTGGGATCGATCGCGGTGATTGTGTTTTTCGCCATGACCACCTTTCTTCTGCCCACATTTGCGAAGATTTTTGAAGACCTAGGCGCTAAATTACCGTTTATCACCGTTGCGCTGCTGGAAATTAGTAAATTTTCCCGAGATCCCATGAGAATGGGGCCGGCGATCGGCGTGTTGTGGTTTGTAATCTTCTTGATCAAGACCTATTACAAAACCCCGGTAGGTCGTCTGATGATCGATCGGGGGATGCTTTACTTGCCCATTATTGGAGAACTGCTGAAACTGATTGCCGTGGCTCGTTTTTGTAACACCTTTGCCATGTTAACCGCTGCGGGGGTGCCCATGCTGACCTGCTTTGATATTGTGGGCAGAACCGCTGGCAACCAGGCAATCTGTAATGCGATTACCAGTGCCAAAAGCGAAGTCCAACAGGGTGGCAGTTTAACGGAAGCCTTTGAACGAGAAAAAATATTTCCCAACATGGCTATTTCCATGATGAGAATTGGGGAAGAAACCGGGGAACTGGATAAAATGCTTTCTAAAGTGGGCGAATTCTACGAAGATGAAGTGGAACAAGCCATCAAAGGTCTGACCAGTACCTTGGAACCAATTATGATGGTGGGGATTGCGGCGTTGGTAGGTTCCATTCTGATGTCGATGTATTTGCCCATGTTTGCTGTGTTTGACAAATTAGGTTAA
- a CDS encoding tetratricopeptide repeat protein: MISLDEVKAAFDAGDYREATKLLKILLKDSPDNPWVQFYVGKLYEVTDKLEAAEKVYRKLLSQGRNPKVVSLAREGLKRVEMIPKERRQAAIARAKEDPSQLLPGLLVLEPIDPELKTQAAQSFARIMQLDPYSARLLLPTRSWRMYRTGVIGELRVFVDELRKANIPAFCATIEQINRIRVFRTSYFQSISPQATVVCQNEMNQVGQISFNWSEVTQLVSGLLPIFEEVGVQNHRRTRTNYKQKISNYVGVCDLHLPQRGCILRLCQDSYEFQQGFDFTPEANQPAKGLTPKIEKFSTQLKWQNMLKILKEKLPLIACWSDFTAFAETTLQELDMLDRITSHIDLLREVPTNWDPAFQVYSGLVFLRPNL, translated from the coding sequence ATGATTTCGCTAGATGAAGTGAAAGCGGCTTTTGATGCCGGTGACTATCGAGAAGCCACAAAATTACTGAAAATTTTACTTAAGGATTCCCCAGATAATCCTTGGGTGCAATTTTATGTGGGAAAGTTGTATGAAGTCACTGATAAGCTAGAAGCGGCAGAAAAAGTTTACCGCAAATTGCTCAGTCAGGGGAGAAATCCCAAGGTGGTTTCACTGGCAAGGGAAGGTTTGAAGCGGGTGGAAATGATTCCCAAAGAACGCCGCCAAGCCGCGATCGCCCGTGCCAAAGAAGACCCCAGTCAGCTTTTGCCCGGACTACTGGTACTCGAACCCATTGACCCAGAGTTGAAAACCCAAGCGGCTCAAAGCTTTGCCCGAATTATGCAGTTGGATCCATACTCAGCCCGACTGCTACTGCCAACCCGCAGTTGGCGGATGTATCGGACTGGGGTGATCGGTGAATTGCGGGTATTTGTCGATGAGCTTCGCAAGGCGAACATCCCTGCGTTTTGTGCCACAATAGAGCAAATTAATCGGATTCGCGTCTTTCGCACCAGCTATTTTCAGTCGATTTCCCCTCAAGCCACGGTGGTTTGTCAGAATGAAATGAATCAGGTCGGGCAAATTTCTTTTAACTGGTCAGAAGTCACACAACTTGTATCGGGATTACTGCCTATTTTTGAAGAAGTGGGAGTACAAAATCATCGGCGGACTCGGACAAACTATAAGCAGAAAATTAGTAATTATGTGGGGGTTTGCGATTTACATCTACCCCAGCGGGGCTGTATTTTACGTTTGTGCCAAGATAGTTATGAATTTCAGCAAGGCTTTGATTTCACTCCAGAAGCCAATCAGCCTGCTAAAGGGTTGACGCCAAAAATTGAAAAGTTCAGTACACAACTCAAATGGCAAAATATGTTAAAAATTCTGAAAGAAAAATTACCCCTGATTGCCTGTTGGTCTGATTTTACTGCTTTTGCTGAAACCACTTTACAAGAATTAGATATGCTCGATCGCATTACTTCTCATATCGATTTATTGCGCGAAGTACCGACAAATTGGGATCCAGCATTTCAAGTTTATAGTGGCTTAGTGTTTCTCAGGCCAAATTTGTAA
- a CDS encoding hybrid sensor histidine kinase/response regulator, with the protein MIEDDELRTTFQFASEEHLQKLDEGLLYLEKHPEDQEKLAEMMREAHSLKGDAGMLGVKDVATLAHQWEHLLGTLKDGEASLREGIYDRLYSGLDAIRKLVQEAITGEPSGVNTFYALAELMGAKSHSESPESRANLEASSSVPSSVPPSVSDEVPPPAPIPSETSPVSPEVPEIIPPPVSLEPGSTSSLLIDDEELRMTFKFASEDHLQKLDEGLLYLETHPQNQEKLAEMLREAHSLKGDAGMLGVKDVATLAHEWEHLLGSLKEETTFLTGELCDRLYFGLNAIRQLVHEAITGEPSGINVPDVLAQLTAQVATGNGQVATGNRQVAEEMRSRGDEELSLPGSPAPPLPGFSGSPAADGGDGGSPVPSSLDNNIADSSYERKTSDLEPFTSTQSSTSSRTGAYRIESIRVETRNLDELMTQAGELTVTKSRINHRLAEVEEIVSLWEEWNRDVFVNRFCIDEVVKGNRNGSVEQLKNFHHRTEDRLQKFGELISSLRSSIYEDTARLDLIVDELEEGIRTLRLLPMSTIVNLFPRMVRELAKEYGKQVNLILEGAETRADKLILEEMKDPLIHIIRNAVDHGIETPKERIQQGKPETATIRIKCYQTTNNIIIEVSDDGQGLDLEKIKQTALKRGICRPDELANMTTNQIQALIFAPGFSTRTFVTEVSGRGVGLDVVRTNVERLKGAIAVHSTPGKGCTLRLQLGTTLATAHVLLVQVDQLVYALPVEAVQMAKFISKDEIFSLEGRKTMIIEGQPISVARLSDLLPINSKIPEHLRISRNHTRFETKSHQEDNTNSQEHKIPCIILQIGEERLGLLVDALIDEQDVVLKPQSKLLKRVRNISGATILGTGEVCMVLNPQDLIKSVRQQAIIISDAQPLEEKITEQRKKVILLVEDSIATRTQEKRILQSAGYEVVTAVDGLDGWNKLKTRQFDAVVSDIQMPNLDGLGLTTKIRQHKEYSELPIILVTSLAKDDDKRRGAEAGANAYITKSSFNQQMLLETIERLI; encoded by the coding sequence ATGATAGAAGATGATGAACTCCGCACTACCTTTCAGTTTGCCAGTGAAGAACATTTGCAGAAATTAGATGAAGGGTTGTTATATTTAGAAAAACATCCCGAAGACCAGGAAAAGCTGGCAGAAATGATGCGAGAAGCTCATAGTCTAAAAGGGGATGCCGGGATGTTGGGGGTGAAAGATGTGGCAACTTTAGCCCACCAATGGGAGCATTTGTTGGGGACATTAAAGGATGGCGAAGCTTCTTTGCGCGAGGGGATTTACGATCGCCTCTATTCTGGTTTAGACGCTATTCGTAAATTAGTGCAGGAAGCGATTACTGGAGAACCGAGTGGAGTTAATACCTTTTATGCCTTGGCTGAATTAATGGGAGCGAAATCTCACTCGGAATCCCCAGAAAGCCGCGCTAACCTGGAAGCATCATCGTCGGTGCCATCATCTGTCCCACCATCTGTCAGTGATGAAGTACCACCACCAGCCCCAATCCCATCAGAAACGTCGCCTGTCAGCCCGGAAGTACCAGAAATTATTCCCCCACCTGTGAGCCTTGAACCCGGAAGTACCAGTTCTCTGCTGATTGATGATGAAGAACTGCGGATGACTTTCAAATTTGCCAGTGAAGATCATCTACAAAAGTTAGATGAAGGTTTGCTGTATTTAGAGACCCATCCCCAAAACCAGGAAAAATTGGCGGAAATGCTCCGAGAAGCCCATAGTCTCAAAGGGGATGCGGGGATGTTGGGGGTGAAAGATGTGGCGACTTTAGCCCATGAATGGGAGCATTTGTTAGGCAGTTTAAAGGAAGAAACGACTTTCCTAACCGGGGAATTGTGCGATCGCCTCTATTTCGGCTTAAACGCCATCCGTCAACTGGTGCATGAAGCAATTACCGGGGAACCCAGTGGGATTAATGTGCCGGATGTCCTCGCTCAGTTAACCGCTCAAGTGGCAACGGGCAACGGGCAAGTGGCAACGGGCAACAGGCAAGTGGCAGAGGAGATGAGGAGCAGAGGAGATGAGGAGCTTTCCCTCCCCGGCTCCCCTGCACCACCGCTCCCCGGCTTCTCCGGCTCCCCGGCAGCCGATGGCGGCGATGGCGGTTCCCCCGTTCCCAGTTCCCTGGACAACAACATTGCCGACTCATCATATGAGAGGAAAACCTCGGACTTAGAACCCTTCACCAGCACACAGTCGAGCACATCGAGCAGAACCGGGGCTTATCGGATTGAGTCCATTCGGGTGGAAACGCGAAATCTGGATGAACTGATGACTCAAGCGGGTGAATTGACCGTGACCAAGAGTCGGATTAACCATCGACTCGCGGAAGTAGAAGAAATTGTCAGCCTGTGGGAAGAGTGGAACCGCGATGTCTTTGTCAATCGCTTCTGTATTGATGAAGTAGTCAAAGGCAATCGTAATGGGTCTGTGGAGCAGTTAAAAAACTTTCATCATCGCACAGAAGACCGTCTGCAAAAGTTCGGTGAGTTGATTAGCAGTCTAAGAAGTTCTATTTATGAAGATACGGCGCGATTGGATCTGATCGTAGATGAGCTAGAAGAAGGAATTCGGACTTTGCGGCTGTTACCAATGTCCACGATAGTGAATTTATTCCCCCGCATGGTAAGGGAACTAGCTAAAGAGTACGGTAAACAAGTAAACCTGATTTTAGAAGGAGCCGAAACCAGAGCCGATAAGCTGATTCTAGAAGAAATGAAAGACCCCTTGATTCATATTATTCGGAATGCGGTGGATCATGGGATTGAAACCCCAAAAGAACGGATACAGCAGGGCAAACCGGAGACGGCAACGATTCGGATTAAATGCTACCAAACCACTAACAATATTATTATTGAAGTGAGTGATGATGGTCAGGGATTGGATCTTGAAAAAATTAAGCAAACAGCCCTGAAACGCGGCATTTGTCGTCCTGATGAACTGGCGAATATGACCACCAATCAGATTCAAGCATTAATTTTTGCCCCCGGTTTTTCTACCCGCACCTTTGTCACGGAAGTTTCCGGCAGAGGTGTGGGTTTGGATGTGGTGCGGACGAATGTAGAACGACTCAAAGGCGCGATCGCGGTTCACTCCACTCCGGGCAAAGGTTGCACCTTACGACTCCAATTAGGCACCACCTTAGCCACCGCCCATGTTTTGTTGGTGCAGGTGGATCAACTGGTCTATGCTTTGCCCGTCGAAGCCGTTCAAATGGCCAAGTTTATCTCCAAAGATGAGATTTTTTCTTTGGAAGGGCGGAAAACCATGATTATAGAAGGGCAACCTATTTCCGTGGCCAGATTGAGCGATTTACTGCCGATTAATTCAAAGATTCCAGAACATCTGCGAATCAGTCGGAATCATACTAGGTTTGAGACAAAAAGTCATCAAGAAGACAACACCAATTCTCAGGAGCATAAAATACCTTGTATTATTCTACAAATCGGCGAAGAACGATTAGGATTATTAGTAGATGCCCTGATCGATGAGCAAGATGTAGTCCTGAAACCTCAAAGTAAACTGCTCAAGCGAGTCCGCAATATTTCCGGTGCGACAATATTAGGTACTGGGGAAGTTTGTATGGTACTAAACCCCCAAGACTTGATCAAATCTGTCCGCCAACAAGCTATTATTATTAGCGATGCTCAACCTCTGGAAGAGAAAATTACCGAACAACGCAAAAAGGTCATTTTGTTGGTAGAAGATTCTATCGCTACCCGCACCCAAGAAAAGCGGATTCTCCAAAGTGCTGGCTATGAAGTGGTGACAGCAGTGGATGGTTTGGATGGTTGGAATAAGCTGAAAACTCGTCAATTTGATGCGGTGGTTTCCGATATTCAAATGCCTAATCTTGATGGGCTAGGACTCACAACAAAAATTCGTCAACATAAAGAATATAGTGAGTTGCCGATTATTTTGGTGACATCTCTGGCCAAAGATGATGATAAGCGACGCGGGGCAGAAGCGGGGGCAAATGCCTATATTACTAAGAGTAGTTTTAATCAACAAATGCTCTTAGAAACTATCGAAAGATTAATTTAA
- a CDS encoding glycosyltransferase family 39 protein encodes MLSLLLSNGQKIAYQTPGDLPVKLADYSALLSLPRTSGVSDFLTNLVNLLKGIAGGEPHPPLFYLSQHFWLYLFGNSEAGMRSLGVVLSIAAIAAAYFLGKLLLGHRGGLLLAALLAINPFYLFHSLNLRMYGPLVLWVTLTTLSLLQLIRLEINAPEINSPEINSPEINSPEINSPEINSPEINSPEINALEINSSKLLWTLLLIGSVTAGCLTFYLFAYWMITLGVVVLFLDRQHWWQHGLRLIAGVLLTIPWALWGTLQQLRNADFGRFNASNGFFASMLQHLQDLASTLGIHLLIGDWATSLPNSMQAIAGFLVMGLLTAGIIYGWQNPHKPGFLKKPGFSESFIKSPRRLLILGFLLSLFPLLIALAVDIITGKFTLGFGWGRSMIFILPGCLLLLTILIMQLIRVSNKISASTPESPQPRPLNPRWPQIFAVILLLLYLGINVGDFTLRPRWMFHQIADILQGEPNSPTLIAMNSKAWGHVMRLAYYIPANLPVMLLAEPAPELAISLEKSLEKSQEKTSSQYQRIIWIDSHTPIWSNPTTETEKEAITKVLESQFQLEKTWQVSGTMNSDEFTLKLYHLSAQLIINN; translated from the coding sequence GTGCTATCTTTACTTTTGAGTAATGGCCAAAAAATTGCCTACCAAACCCCAGGAGATTTGCCGGTAAAATTGGCAGACTATTCTGCTTTGTTAAGCTTACCTCGTACCTCTGGGGTGAGCGACTTTCTGACTAATTTGGTGAATTTACTCAAAGGAATTGCCGGAGGTGAACCTCATCCCCCACTATTTTATCTGAGTCAACATTTTTGGCTGTATCTGTTTGGCAATAGCGAGGCAGGAATGCGGAGTTTGGGGGTGGTTCTCAGTATTGCCGCGATCGCTGCTGCCTATTTTTTGGGCAAACTACTTTTGGGACATCGTGGCGGACTTTTACTCGCCGCTTTATTGGCCATAAATCCATTTTATCTGTTTCATTCCCTAAATTTGCGAATGTATGGCCCCCTAGTTCTTTGGGTGACATTGACTACCTTATCTCTGCTACAACTGATTCGCCTAGAAATAAATGCCCCAGAAATAAATTCCCCAGAAATAAATTCCCCAGAAATAAATTCCCCAGAAATAAATTCCCCAGAAATAAATTCCCCAGAAATAAATTCCCCAGAAATAAATGCCCTAGAAATTAATTCATCTAAACTCCTGTGGACATTATTACTAATCGGTTCCGTAACTGCGGGTTGTCTCACTTTTTACTTATTTGCCTATTGGATGATTACCCTGGGAGTCGTGGTACTTTTTTTAGATCGGCAACATTGGTGGCAACATGGATTACGGTTAATCGCCGGAGTTTTACTCACAATTCCTTGGGCACTTTGGGGCACCTTGCAGCAACTTAGAAATGCTGATTTTGGCCGATTTAATGCCAGTAATGGATTTTTCGCGAGTATGCTGCAACATTTACAAGATTTAGCCAGCACTCTGGGGATTCATTTACTAATCGGCGATTGGGCTACTAGCCTACCGAATTCTATGCAGGCGATCGCGGGTTTTCTGGTTATGGGATTACTCACCGCAGGGATAATCTATGGGTGGCAGAATCCTCATAAACCGGGTTTCTTGAAGAAACCCGGTTTCTCGGAATCATTCATCAAGTCTCCGCGCCGTCTCCTGATATTAGGCTTTTTATTGAGTCTTTTTCCCCTATTAATAGCCTTAGCAGTGGATATAATCACCGGCAAATTTACCCTAGGCTTTGGGTGGGGCAGAAGCATGATTTTTATTCTTCCGGGCTGCTTACTATTACTCACTATTTTAATCATGCAATTAATCAGGGTATCAAACAAAATATCCGCTTCTACCCCTGAATCCCCTCAGCCGCGCCCATTAAATCCCCGTTGGCCTCAAATATTCGCCGTAATTCTTCTCTTATTATATTTAGGAATTAACGTGGGAGATTTTACCCTTCGACCCCGCTGGATGTTTCATCAAATTGCCGATATTCTTCAGGGCGAACCGAATAGTCCCACCTTAATTGCCATGAACTCAAAAGCCTGGGGTCATGTCATGCGGTTAGCGTATTATATTCCCGCAAACTTGCCGGTCATGCTATTAGCGGAACCCGCCCCAGAATTAGCGATATCCTTAGAAAAAAGCTTAGAAAAAAGCCAGGAAAAAACCTCTAGTCAATATCAGCGAATTATCTGGATAGATAGTCATACCCCCATTTGGTCAAATCCAACCACAGAAACCGAAAAAGAAGCTATCACAAAAGTTTTAGAATCTCAATTTCAATTAGAAAAAACTTGGCAAGTTTCTGGCACCATGAATAGTGATGAATTTACGCTCAAACTTTATCATCTATCTGCTCAATTGATAATTAATAATTGA
- a CDS encoding methyl-accepting chemotaxis protein — translation MSKINTLRNKLYLGFFIIPAVILSTVSGYSLYSFYRMDRQVGKIFDDHVVTLREVNALLDHYAVVIVDATNKARVGIITTDEALNLISRSQTEIRQSLDRYSLTEQTEEEQSIMQKLYGLFIKADREIEREKILLKAGNIAQLNQGQNAMYLAIDPISNYLRKLRDLQLENAAKEREKAQHIFSQTLWIFGFLVFLTVVGASPFGYLISQAIIGKLKNTVSDISESARRILIASEEQERIASSQASSVNETTTTMDELKASSQKSAEQAEAALNGARQVLLLVRGNEQKSEDEAWHNNYNSSLSEKVAEIADQIKNLNNQVQQINTIAVLVSSLADQTNMLAINAAVEAVRAGEQGKGFGVVATEIRKLADRSRESAVQINHLVRDIQTATVATVSATQEGKTTASIIVDAVNNIVLNSQKISLTAQQQATAIQQVVGAMNILNSSAQQTAIGIAETKNSTEQLKSAAENLDIML, via the coding sequence ATGAGCAAGATTAATACTTTAAGGAATAAACTGTACTTAGGATTTTTTATTATCCCAGCAGTGATTCTCTCAACAGTCAGTGGTTACTCGTTATATTCATTTTACCGCATGGATCGACAAGTGGGAAAAATTTTTGACGATCATGTAGTTACTTTAAGAGAAGTGAATGCTTTACTGGATCATTATGCTGTGGTGATTGTTGATGCCACCAATAAAGCTAGGGTGGGGATTATTACAACTGATGAAGCTTTAAATTTAATTTCTCGATCTCAGACAGAAATTCGGCAAAGCTTAGATAGATATTCATTGACAGAACAAACTGAGGAAGAACAATCGATTATGCAGAAATTATATGGTTTATTTATCAAAGCAGATCGAGAAATTGAAAGAGAAAAAATATTATTAAAAGCAGGAAATATTGCTCAATTAAACCAAGGTCAAAATGCCATGTATTTAGCCATTGATCCGATTAGCAATTATTTAAGAAAACTTAGAGACTTGCAACTGGAAAATGCCGCTAAAGAACGGGAAAAAGCTCAACATATTTTTTCCCAAACCCTCTGGATTTTTGGGTTTTTAGTCTTTTTAACTGTAGTCGGTGCTTCGCCTTTTGGCTATCTGATTAGTCAAGCGATTATCGGTAAACTGAAAAATACGGTGAGTGATATTAGTGAGAGTGCGAGGCGGATTTTGATCGCGAGTGAAGAACAAGAGCGGATTGCTTCTAGCCAAGCTAGTTCGGTGAATGAAACAACTACTACAATGGATGAACTTAAAGCTTCTTCTCAGAAATCAGCAGAGCAAGCGGAAGCGGCACTGAATGGAGCAAGACAAGTGTTATTATTAGTTAGAGGAAATGAACAAAAATCAGAAGATGAAGCATGGCATAACAACTACAATTCTAGCTTAAGTGAAAAAGTTGCAGAAATTGCCGATCAAATTAAAAATCTTAATAACCAAGTACAGCAAATTAATACCATTGCTGTACTGGTGAGTAGTTTAGCCGACCAAACCAATATGCTGGCTATTAATGCGGCAGTAGAAGCGGTGCGGGCTGGGGAGCAAGGGAAAGGATTTGGGGTGGTGGCGACAGAAATTCGTAAACTGGCCGATCGCAGCCGAGAATCAGCGGTGCAAATTAATCATTTGGTTCGGGATATTCAAACGGCTACGGTAGCCACGGTTTCTGCCACGCAAGAAGGCAAAACAACAGCCTCCATAATTGTTGATGCGGTCAATAATATTGTGTTAAATTCACAAAAAATCTCTCTGACTGCACAGCAACAAGCAACGGCCATTCAACAAGTGGTTGGGGCGATGAATATTTTAAACAGCAGCGCCCAACAAACGGCGATCGGGATTGCCGAAACCAAAAACAGTACCGAGCAACTAAAATCCGCTGCGGAAAATTTGGATATTATGCTTTAA